From the genome of Silurus meridionalis isolate SWU-2019-XX chromosome 12, ASM1480568v1, whole genome shotgun sequence, one region includes:
- the gtf2b gene encoding transcription initiation factor IIB, which translates to MASTSRGDALPKLQCPNHPDALLVEDYRAGDMICPECGLVVGDRVIDVGSEWRTFTNEKATKDPSRVGDAQNPLLNGGDLTTMIGKGTGSASFDEFGNSKYQNRRTMSSSDRAMLNAFKEITTMADRINLPRNIVDRTNNLFKQVYEQKCLKGRSNDAIASACLYIACRQEGVPRTFKEICAVSRISKKEIGRCFKLILKALETSVDLITTGDFMSRFCSNLGLPKQVQMAATFIARKAVELDLVPGRSPISVAAAAIYMASQASAEKKTQKEIGDIAGVADVTIRQSYRLIYPRAADLFPPDFKFDTPVDKLPQL; encoded by the exons ATGGCGTCAACAAGCCG TGGAGATGCCTTACCTAAGTTGCAGTGCCCGAATCACCCTGATGCCCTCCTGGTGGAGGACTACAGAGCCGGCGACATGATCTGCCCCGAGTGTGGCCTCGTCGTCG GTGACCGCGTGATCGACGTCGGCTCCGAATGGAGGACGTTCACTAACGAGAAAGCTACCAAAGACCCGTCACGTGTTGGTGACGCGCAGAACCCGCTTCTCAACGGAGGAGACCTCACGACCATGATTGGAAAG GGTACAGGATCCGCCAGTTTTGATGAATTCGGTAACTCAAAGTACCAGAACCGGAGGACGATGAGCAGCTCGGACCGGGCCATGCTCAACGCCTTTAAAGAGATCACCACCATGGCAGACAGGATAAACCTGCCCCGGAACATTGTT GATCGTACAAACAACCTGTTCAAACAGGTTTATGAACAAAAGTGTCTGAAGGGGAGGAGTAACGACGCCATCGCATCAGCCTGCCTTTACATCGCCTGCAGACAGGAGGGAGTTCCCCGAACCTTCAAAG AGATCTGCGCCGTGTCCCGGATTTCCAAAAAAGAGATCGGCCGCTGCTTTAAACTCATCCTGAAGGCCCTTGAGACCAGCGTTGACCTCATCACCACCGGAGACTTCATGTCCCGTTTCTGCTCTAACCTGGGTCTGCCGAAGCAGGTGCAGATGGCGGCCACCTTCATCGCCAGGAAGGCCGTGGAGCTTGACTTGGTCCCAGGGCGCAGCCCGATCAGTGTGGCTGCCGCCGCCATCTACATGGCCTCCCAGGCCTCAGCCGAGAAAAAGACACAGAAAG aaatcggAGATATCGCCGGTGTAGCAGACGTCACCATCCGCCAGTCGTACCGTCTGATCTACCCTCGAGCCGCCGATCTGTTTCCTCCAGACTTCAAATTCGATACGCCGGTGGATAAACTGCCTCAGCTGTGA